From Alteromonas sp. RKMC-009, one genomic window encodes:
- a CDS encoding methyl-accepting chemotaxis protein yields the protein MFVLRSTFDEQRQALLESQRETQQLKDRISQLELETREFHGAVQAEPDRTIENGLLDAMLESLQQISGIRETVLSSFLNISAEKDSISDLSELFGSSSDSLQSILSEMGQLDNKMGRMNNEISGLSGTADNINRFVTTISSISDQTNLLALNAAIEAARAGDAGRGFSVVADEVRALANETNKSASEVADLVKGIIQSTRSAVTVVDELQGNNTQLSDGIQHLRGSYDRMMSHCMSMKDTISESSHQTFVQTVKLDHVVWKSEVYAVILQKSHKAASEFADHLSCRLGKWYQQQQNTGIAGLDAYKKLDQPHSTVHRCGVDAMNAAANQQNEKAQQLLEQMEAASKQVMELLDRIAGHPL from the coding sequence ATGTTTGTACTCCGTTCCACTTTCGATGAACAGCGTCAGGCTCTACTGGAAAGCCAGAGAGAAACACAGCAGCTGAAAGACCGTATCTCTCAACTTGAGCTTGAAACCCGGGAATTTCACGGAGCCGTTCAGGCTGAACCTGATCGTACTATCGAAAACGGCCTTCTGGATGCCATGCTGGAATCGTTGCAGCAGATTAGCGGGATCCGCGAAACGGTACTCAGTTCCTTTCTGAATATTTCTGCAGAGAAAGACAGTATTTCAGATCTCAGTGAGCTGTTCGGCTCAAGTTCTGACTCGCTGCAGTCCATTCTCAGTGAAATGGGTCAGCTTGATAATAAAATGGGCAGAATGAATAATGAAATATCCGGCTTGTCCGGGACGGCGGATAACATCAACCGTTTTGTGACTACAATCAGCAGTATTTCAGACCAGACAAACCTGCTGGCACTGAATGCGGCCATTGAGGCTGCGCGGGCGGGGGATGCAGGGCGCGGATTCAGTGTGGTTGCGGATGAGGTTCGAGCGTTGGCTAATGAAACCAACAAGTCTGCCAGCGAAGTCGCCGACCTGGTCAAAGGAATTATTCAGTCTACCCGGTCTGCTGTGACGGTTGTGGATGAGTTGCAGGGCAACAATACTCAACTTTCTGACGGTATCCAGCATCTGCGTGGCAGTTATGACCGCATGATGTCTCACTGTATGAGCATGAAAGACACTATCAGTGAGTCTTCCCATCAGACCTTTGTACAGACGGTGAAACTGGACCATGTTGTGTGGAAAAGTGAGGTATATGCCGTGATTCTGCAGAAGAGTCATAAGGCCGCCAGCGAGTTTGCTGATCATCTGTCCTGCAGACTGGGTAAGTGGTATCAGCAACAACAGAATACCGGTATTGCGGGGCTGGATGCATACAAAAAACTTGACCAACCCCATTCTACCGTCCATCGTTGTGGTGTAGACGCAATGAATGCAGCCGCTAATCAGCAGAATGAAAAGGCACAACAACTTCTGGAGCAAATGGAAGCCGCCAGCAAGCAGGTCATGGAGTTGTTAGACAGAATAGCCGGACACCCGTTATAG
- a CDS encoding GyrI-like domain-containing protein, with protein sequence MNASEPALIQFEGVKLAQLLHRGSPQTLMASVGVFIQWRKLNGSPPSQSRTFNIFYSDPSTTEPEASTFGIAAEHDKDIAPNSQGVSESHIPALHCLSWIETGCDGKLQQRIEQVIGEGGYDWHFEQFPPFIERLRFYPDVAMAEAQSRVYLPVR encoded by the coding sequence ATGAATGCGTCGGAGCCTGCGTTAATTCAGTTTGAAGGTGTAAAGCTGGCGCAGCTTCTTCACAGAGGTTCACCGCAAACGCTGATGGCTTCTGTTGGGGTCTTTATTCAATGGCGCAAGTTGAATGGCTCGCCGCCTTCTCAAAGCCGGACGTTTAATATCTTTTATTCAGATCCTAGCACTACTGAACCTGAGGCATCTACCTTCGGTATTGCAGCAGAGCATGACAAAGATATTGCGCCGAATTCTCAGGGCGTTTCTGAGTCTCACATTCCAGCTTTGCATTGTTTAAGCTGGATAGAAACAGGCTGTGACGGAAAGTTACAACAGCGCATTGAACAGGTTATTGGCGAAGGGGGTTATGACTGGCACTTTGAACAGTTCCCACCATTCATAGAGCGACTGCGCTTTTACCCGGATGTGGCCATGGCAGAGGCGCAAAGTAGGGTGTATTTGCCCGTGCGTTAA
- the lolD gene encoding lipoprotein-releasing ABC transporter ATP-binding protein LolD: protein MDALLACRGISKIYHDGETDTPVLSDVSLTVHTSEHVAILGSSGSGKSTLLHILGGLDKPDEGEVWFHGESMTGMKPSQLAALRNQKIGFIYQFHHLLPEFSALENAAMPLLIGGMPEKKAKQAATDMLEQVGLTHRLMHKPSALSGGERQRVAIARALVNRPALVLADEPTGNLDNKTGEQVYGLLTSLSESLGTSFVVVTHDNALAARMNRTLHIKDGLLHGEAAG from the coding sequence ATGGATGCACTACTCGCGTGTCGCGGGATTTCAAAAATTTATCATGACGGCGAAACCGATACGCCGGTTCTCTCTGATGTGTCACTTACCGTACATACTTCTGAGCATGTCGCTATTCTCGGCAGTTCGGGTTCAGGAAAAAGTACCTTACTGCATATTCTCGGCGGCCTGGACAAACCTGATGAAGGTGAAGTCTGGTTTCATGGCGAGTCCATGACAGGTATGAAACCGTCTCAGCTGGCAGCACTGCGCAATCAGAAAATTGGTTTTATTTACCAGTTCCATCATCTTCTCCCTGAGTTTTCAGCACTGGAAAATGCAGCCATGCCCTTACTGATTGGCGGTATGCCGGAAAAAAAGGCAAAACAGGCGGCAACTGACATGCTGGAACAGGTGGGGTTAACGCACCGGCTGATGCATAAACCATCCGCTTTATCAGGTGGCGAACGTCAAAGGGTGGCAATTGCCCGTGCACTGGTAAATCGTCCCGCTCTGGTTCTGGCCGATGAGCCCACCGGGAATCTGGACAACAAAACCGGCGAGCAGGTCTACGGTTTACTGACATCTCTCAGTGAAAGCCTGGGCACCAGTTTTGTTGTCGTGACCCACGATAATGCGCTGGCCGCACGAATGAACCGTACTTTGCATATTAAAGACGGATTGCTTCACGGGGAGGCGGCAGGTTGA
- a CDS encoding NAD(P)H-quinone oxidoreductase has protein sequence MRYIDFDKGAGPESLKISETDTPAIASGQVLVKVHAFGVNRADTLQRQGKYPPPPGESDILGLEVSGEVTDVADDVTQWKVGDKVCGLVAGGGYAEYVAVNARHLMPVPQSMSLTHAAGLTEVFLTAWQALFTIGNLQPQNKALIHAGASGVGLAALQLCKLKGIATATTASSEDKLAQCRDMGANLTINYKEQDFAAVLKDTWPEGVNFVLDFVAGDYLNRNLKVLAQDGHIVYLAMLAGRFADKLDMALMLGKRARIQGSTLRNRSDAYKADLIRDFCEHGLPGFDDGTLTVNVDTVLPVEEVATAHARLEANDSRGKIIVEW, from the coding sequence ATGCGATATATCGATTTTGACAAGGGCGCGGGGCCCGAATCTTTGAAAATCAGTGAAACGGATACGCCTGCTATCGCCAGTGGCCAGGTGCTCGTTAAAGTGCATGCATTTGGGGTAAACCGCGCCGACACCTTGCAGCGTCAGGGAAAATACCCGCCACCACCAGGTGAAAGCGACATTCTCGGGCTCGAAGTGTCCGGGGAAGTGACTGACGTTGCCGATGATGTCACTCAATGGAAAGTGGGCGATAAGGTGTGCGGTCTGGTAGCGGGTGGCGGCTACGCTGAATATGTGGCGGTAAATGCCCGTCATCTTATGCCGGTGCCACAGAGCATGTCGTTGACACACGCAGCAGGGCTCACGGAGGTGTTTCTTACTGCCTGGCAAGCATTATTCACCATTGGTAACCTGCAACCTCAGAATAAAGCCCTTATTCATGCCGGTGCCAGCGGTGTTGGCCTGGCTGCACTGCAGCTTTGCAAACTGAAGGGCATTGCCACAGCGACCACCGCGTCTTCTGAAGATAAACTAGCACAGTGTCGTGACATGGGCGCTAACCTTACCATTAATTACAAAGAACAGGATTTTGCAGCCGTTTTGAAAGACACCTGGCCCGAAGGCGTAAACTTTGTGCTCGACTTTGTGGCAGGGGATTATCTGAACCGTAATTTAAAAGTACTCGCGCAAGATGGACACATTGTTTACCTGGCCATGCTGGCAGGACGCTTTGCTGACAAGTTGGATATGGCATTGATGTTGGGCAAGCGCGCCCGCATTCAGGGATCAACACTCAGAAACCGCAGCGATGCTTACAAGGCTGATTTGATCCGCGATTTCTGCGAACACGGACTGCCTGGTTTTGACGACGGTACACTCACTGTGAACGTAGATACCGTATTGCCGGTTGAGGAGGTCGCCACTGCTCATGCCCGCCTTGAAGCCAATGACAGTCGCGGCAAAATCATTGTTGAGTGGTGA
- a CDS encoding alpha/beta hydrolase-fold protein — MKYFKWLISAAVLVSSFPGLANDYEVVDIDSKVLDEQRQYQVLLPEDYFTTSQNYPVIYRLDGAENIPLMKEILGRLKDADAAPDVIIVAVENTDRLRDMYPTVNQDRNGPVGIGGGAKKFLAFIEQELIPDVEERYRTHSTRIISGASAAGVFSLYAMQARPGLFDAYIAYSPAVWWNAGAMVERTEKWLSSEPSVSAYVYMNMGNEGQPMRPYYDELLTSFSTNESPHLNLVVNEYPGVSHGLTSAAGIFNAYQSFFMSKAFPREKVSADMQVIDDYYRRLGEQWGIDPTPPENVVRELGYYFDWQKKPHLAMKLYKHNMSHHPENPDAIAGVAYGYEGQKKLREALTYAKKALAVATEDIPYYDYFVENVERLENKMKGTEKAN, encoded by the coding sequence ATGAAGTATTTCAAATGGTTGATTTCTGCTGCAGTGCTTGTTTCATCATTTCCGGGTCTGGCAAATGATTATGAAGTGGTGGACATAGATTCAAAGGTACTTGACGAACAGCGGCAATATCAGGTTTTGCTACCTGAGGATTATTTCACCACATCACAGAATTATCCTGTTATTTACCGGCTTGATGGAGCTGAGAATATTCCTCTGATGAAAGAGATCCTGGGCAGATTAAAAGATGCTGACGCAGCCCCCGACGTTATCATCGTGGCGGTTGAAAATACAGACAGACTCCGCGACATGTATCCCACTGTGAATCAGGACAGAAATGGCCCTGTTGGCATTGGCGGCGGGGCTAAAAAATTTCTTGCGTTCATTGAGCAGGAACTCATCCCCGATGTTGAAGAGCGGTATCGCACACACTCGACCCGTATTATTTCAGGGGCATCGGCTGCCGGTGTGTTTAGTTTGTATGCCATGCAAGCGCGTCCCGGTCTTTTTGATGCATATATCGCTTATAGTCCTGCGGTTTGGTGGAACGCGGGCGCGATGGTGGAGCGAACCGAAAAGTGGCTTTCCTCTGAGCCGTCTGTATCTGCCTATGTTTATATGAATATGGGTAATGAAGGGCAACCAATGCGACCTTACTATGACGAGCTGTTAACTTCGTTTTCAACTAATGAAAGTCCTCATTTAAACTTAGTCGTAAACGAGTACCCCGGCGTTTCTCATGGGCTAACGTCGGCGGCTGGCATTTTTAACGCATATCAATCATTTTTCATGAGCAAAGCCTTTCCCCGTGAGAAAGTTAGTGCAGATATGCAGGTTATCGATGATTACTACCGGCGTTTAGGTGAACAATGGGGGATTGACCCGACACCACCTGAAAACGTTGTTCGGGAGTTGGGTTACTATTTTGACTGGCAGAAAAAGCCTCATTTAGCCATGAAGCTGTATAAACATAATATGTCCCACCACCCTGAAAACCCTGATGCTATTGCCGGCGTTGCATATGGCTATGAAGGACAAAAAAAACTCAGGGAAGCGCTGACCTATGCGAAGAAAGCGCTGGCTGTCGCTACAGAAGATATTCCATACTACGATTATTTTGTTGAGAATGTAGAGCGCTTAGAAAACAAAATGAAAGGCACAGAGAAAGCGAATTAG
- a CDS encoding TIGR03503 family protein produces MASNSRKLIPFLTSIWLFFIAGSFSLSAQQAGDEPAVDTSALTALGDDYQNSILLLRNRFRIDHEVDEVTMVFFREFGSAPVVLVRPDGSKIFSSQAEKNNVEWYDDDTFDMIKIKNPVPGPWQAVGQVLPESRVMVLSGIELHADPLPAVIFSGEVLKQTAYLTNGGKPIDYSAFREVVDLSIELKSTNNPNFDNFGAKDELIATFEDNGRGMDEAPEDGVFTGQFNLAIPSGEWRPVFTVDTPMFSREQIDPVIMLHPNPVVLSETLDDGQQGYHDLHIDVVRDQIDIESLLIDGKVRFPNGDIQNFSITEPSSEARLHRILAYEDGLFRVKITAYASTIDGRDVILDVPEYTFLGETGGEESDEAPVTGGAGDLEAALLKDTPSMPSVQLPPEEPGMDDGTMIMLIAVVNGSIILIGVLIVGFIVWKRKKAAKPAVAPAAPQATTGAEDKEKKPGMLAGLLSKFKKKKPDSEEK; encoded by the coding sequence GTGGCGAGCAACTCCCGAAAGTTAATTCCTTTTTTAACTTCTATCTGGCTATTCTTTATTGCCGGCAGTTTTTCGCTGTCAGCACAACAGGCCGGTGATGAACCGGCCGTCGACACCAGTGCGTTAACCGCACTGGGTGATGATTATCAAAATTCTATTCTTTTGCTTCGTAACCGCTTCCGCATCGATCATGAAGTGGACGAAGTAACCATGGTTTTCTTCCGTGAGTTTGGTTCTGCACCCGTGGTTCTGGTGCGTCCAGACGGCTCGAAGATATTCTCCTCACAGGCTGAAAAAAATAATGTGGAATGGTATGACGATGATACCTTCGACATGATTAAGATAAAAAATCCGGTGCCGGGACCGTGGCAGGCTGTAGGACAGGTGTTACCGGAAAGCCGGGTTATGGTACTTTCAGGCATTGAGCTTCATGCCGATCCTCTGCCGGCTGTTATATTCTCAGGTGAAGTGCTCAAACAAACCGCCTACCTGACGAATGGTGGCAAGCCCATTGATTATTCGGCTTTCCGTGAAGTGGTTGATTTGTCTATCGAACTTAAAAGTACCAATAATCCGAATTTTGATAACTTCGGCGCGAAAGACGAACTCATCGCCACCTTTGAAGATAATGGCAGGGGCATGGACGAAGCGCCGGAAGACGGCGTGTTCACCGGGCAGTTTAATCTGGCAATCCCTTCCGGTGAGTGGCGTCCTGTTTTCACCGTGGATACTCCCATGTTTTCCCGTGAACAAATTGATCCGGTTATCATGTTACACCCGAACCCCGTGGTATTGAGTGAAACACTGGATGACGGACAACAGGGTTACCACGATTTACATATTGATGTGGTCCGTGACCAGATTGATATTGAATCGTTATTGATAGACGGAAAAGTCAGGTTTCCCAATGGCGATATTCAGAACTTTTCCATTACTGAACCTTCATCTGAAGCCCGCTTACACCGGATCCTCGCCTATGAAGACGGCTTGTTCAGAGTAAAGATCACTGCCTACGCGAGCACCATCGATGGCAGGGACGTGATCCTCGATGTGCCGGAATATACCTTTTTAGGCGAAACCGGTGGCGAAGAGAGTGACGAAGCGCCTGTGACAGGTGGAGCAGGGGATCTTGAAGCCGCATTGTTAAAAGACACGCCATCCATGCCGTCTGTACAACTGCCACCGGAAGAGCCCGGAATGGATGACGGCACAATGATCATGCTTATTGCAGTGGTAAACGGCTCGATAATACTGATTGGTGTGCTCATTGTAGGCTTTATTGTATGGAAGCGAAAAAAGGCTGCCAAACCTGCGGTTGCTCCGGCAGCGCCTCAGGCTACTACAGGCGCAGAAGATAAAGAGAAAAAGCCGGGTATGCTGGCTGGTTTACTGTCGAAATTTAAAAAGAAGAAGCCTGACAGCGAAGAAAAGTAG
- a CDS encoding class I SAM-dependent rRNA methyltransferase yields the protein MSATVVLQPQRDKSLRRRHPWVFASAVATVNGRCRSGDTVDVVSAEGDWLGRGAWSPESQLRVRMWTFNKDEPVDNGFFVRRLTTALTLRENLVINENTNSYRLIASESDGLPGVTIDVYNTVIVVQLLSAGADKQRDKIVWALKKVLPGKDIFERSDVDVRAKEGLEPLVQTLHGDPEPVVTILENGIQIQVDIRNGHKTGFYLDQRDARAAAGRYAKDKDVLNCFSYTGTFSCYALQGGAKHVTNVDVSDPALELAAKHLEINHLDSARCDMVNGDVFQVLRKYHEEQRQFDMVILDPPKFVDSKASLGRASRGYKDINMYGMHAVKSGGLLLTFSCSGLMPADLFQKIVADAALDAGKTIKIVERLTQAKDHPVIGTYPEGYYLKGLVCEVTDL from the coding sequence ATGTCTGCCACCGTCGTCTTACAACCTCAACGTGATAAATCACTGCGCCGTCGTCATCCCTGGGTTTTTGCCAGCGCCGTTGCCACGGTTAACGGACGTTGCCGCAGCGGAGACACTGTTGATGTGGTAAGTGCAGAAGGCGACTGGCTGGGCCGTGGCGCCTGGTCTCCTGAATCCCAGTTACGGGTTCGCATGTGGACCTTTAACAAAGATGAACCCGTAGACAATGGCTTTTTTGTTCGCCGTCTTACTACTGCCCTCACCCTTCGTGAAAACCTGGTGATAAACGAAAACACTAACAGTTATCGCCTCATCGCTTCAGAGTCTGACGGATTGCCCGGCGTGACTATAGACGTGTACAACACGGTGATTGTGGTGCAACTCTTAAGCGCCGGTGCTGATAAGCAACGAGACAAGATTGTGTGGGCATTGAAAAAAGTGTTGCCAGGGAAAGACATTTTTGAACGCAGCGATGTGGATGTGCGTGCAAAAGAAGGACTGGAGCCACTGGTGCAGACGCTTCATGGCGATCCGGAACCGGTGGTCACAATTCTGGAGAATGGTATTCAGATTCAGGTAGATATTCGCAACGGCCATAAAACCGGCTTTTACCTCGATCAGCGTGATGCCCGTGCCGCTGCCGGCCGTTACGCCAAAGACAAAGATGTGCTGAACTGTTTCAGTTATACCGGCACGTTTTCGTGCTATGCATTACAGGGCGGCGCGAAACATGTCACCAATGTGGATGTGTCTGATCCGGCGCTTGAGCTTGCGGCAAAGCATCTTGAAATCAATCATCTCGACAGTGCCCGTTGCGACATGGTGAACGGTGATGTGTTTCAGGTTCTGCGTAAGTATCACGAAGAGCAACGACAGTTTGACATGGTGATCCTGGATCCCCCCAAATTTGTCGACAGCAAAGCATCACTGGGCCGCGCATCACGTGGCTATAAAGACATTAATATGTACGGTATGCATGCGGTGAAATCAGGCGGTTTACTGCTGACGTTCAGTTGCTCAGGGCTGATGCCGGCAGATTTATTTCAGAAGATTGTGGCCGATGCCGCGCTGGATGCCGGTAAGACAATTAAGATTGTTGAACGCCTGACTCAGGCCAAAGACCACCCTGTCATTGGCACGTATCCGGAAGGTTATTACCTGAAGGGTCTGGTGTGTGAAGTAACTGATCTTTAA
- a CDS encoding SDR family oxidoreductase — protein sequence MDNSKIVLVTGGSRGIGAATSRLFAAKGYTVCINYKSNSEAAEVLTHEINTLGGRCFTVQADVSQEAGVMRLFKRIDDEQGYLSVLVNNAGILRQQSRLEELTAERINSILTNNVTSYFLCCREAVKRMSTHRGGQGGTIVNVSSGASRTGSPDEYIDYAASKGAIDTLTRGLSLEVAAEGIRVNCVRPGLINTDMHADGGEPDRVKRLKSIIPLQRGGEPEEVAEAIYWLSSDKSSFSTGNFLDLCGGL from the coding sequence ATGGATAATTCAAAAATCGTTCTAGTCACTGGTGGTAGCCGCGGTATTGGGGCTGCTACTTCCAGATTGTTTGCTGCAAAGGGATATACGGTTTGTATCAATTACAAGTCCAATTCAGAAGCGGCTGAAGTTTTAACTCATGAAATCAACACTCTGGGTGGTCGTTGCTTTACCGTGCAGGCCGACGTCTCTCAGGAAGCCGGTGTAATGCGACTGTTTAAGCGAATTGACGATGAACAGGGATATTTATCAGTTCTTGTAAACAATGCGGGCATTTTGCGTCAGCAATCGCGGCTCGAAGAGCTTACGGCCGAAAGAATCAACAGCATTTTGACTAACAATGTAACCAGTTACTTTCTTTGCTGCCGGGAAGCAGTGAAGCGCATGTCGACACATCGAGGCGGACAAGGAGGCACTATAGTAAATGTCTCATCGGGTGCCTCCCGTACCGGTTCGCCGGATGAATATATCGATTATGCAGCTTCCAAAGGAGCCATTGATACTTTAACCAGAGGGCTGTCTCTGGAAGTCGCCGCTGAAGGCATCCGGGTAAACTGTGTCCGGCCGGGTTTAATAAACACAGATATGCACGCTGACGGCGGTGAACCTGACAGAGTTAAGAGATTAAAGAGCATTATTCCCCTGCAACGCGGCGGTGAGCCAGAAGAAGTGGCAGAAGCCATCTATTGGCTCTCGTCTGACAAATCTTCATTCTCGACAGGCAATTTTTTAGACCTTTGTGGCGGGCTTTGA
- the rnhA gene encoding ribonuclease HI, with protein sequence MAKKKIAIYTDGSCLGNPGPGGYGALLIFGKHKKEISEGFNQTTNNRMELMAPAAALECLTEPCIVDITTDSQYVKNGINQWIKNWRKNGWRTADKKQVKNADLWKRLDEAVKKHDVHWHWVKGHSGHPENERVDDLAREAAGNPTQDDTGFSG encoded by the coding sequence ATGGCAAAGAAAAAAATCGCGATATATACCGATGGATCCTGTTTAGGCAACCCCGGACCAGGCGGGTATGGCGCACTGTTGATATTCGGAAAACACAAAAAAGAAATCAGTGAGGGTTTTAATCAAACCACCAATAACCGCATGGAACTGATGGCCCCCGCTGCTGCACTGGAATGTCTGACAGAACCCTGCATTGTAGACATTACCACCGACAGTCAATACGTTAAAAACGGCATAAACCAGTGGATAAAGAACTGGCGCAAAAACGGCTGGCGTACAGCCGATAAAAAGCAGGTAAAAAATGCTGACTTGTGGAAGCGTCTGGACGAAGCCGTGAAGAAGCACGATGTGCACTGGCACTGGGTTAAAGGCCACTCCGGCCATCCGGAAAATGAGCGGGTTGATGATTTAGCCCGTGAAGCTGCCGGCAACCCTACGCAGGACGATACCGGCTTTTCCGGTTAA
- a CDS encoding PilZ domain-containing protein has product MLGYDDKRNFFRMMVNSPCQVQINDEESSRTHQAVCKDISATGMSLEVEEPSIEVGTQVNVSIDSNSSQIPSLSAIATVVRCVPETDASCIIGVEISEMK; this is encoded by the coding sequence ATGTTAGGATACGACGATAAACGTAATTTTTTCAGGATGATGGTTAACTCGCCTTGCCAGGTACAGATTAACGACGAAGAATCCAGCCGTACTCATCAGGCAGTATGTAAAGATATCAGTGCCACAGGCATGTCTCTGGAAGTTGAAGAGCCATCCATTGAAGTGGGTACGCAGGTTAACGTTTCTATCGACTCCAACAGCTCCCAGATCCCGTCCTTGTCGGCCATTGCAACCGTGGTTCGCTGTGTGCCTGAGACAGACGCCAGCTGTATTATTGGTGTAGAAATTTCAGAAATGAAGTAA
- a CDS encoding biotin/lipoyl-binding protein gives MTRDGRIQAGIVTLAPEVSGWVTTLAIKDKQHVKKGDVVFQIDTRRYQAVAGELPDDVGTQVLALELPEHGFNANIEFCFSLKVAIVWIAFKVSFNQMQIFH, from the coding sequence TTGACAAGAGATGGCCGTATTCAGGCTGGCATTGTCACGCTTGCTCCCGAAGTTTCCGGTTGGGTCACTACACTTGCAATAAAAGACAAACAGCACGTGAAAAAAGGTGACGTCGTATTTCAAATCGACACCAGGCGCTATCAGGCAGTAGCAGGCGAGCTGCCTGATGACGTAGGAACCCAAGTATTAGCCCTTGAACTGCCTGAACACGGGTTCAATGCGAATATCGAATTCTGTTTCTCGCTTAAAGTAGCGATTGTCTGGATCGCATTTAAAGTATCCTTTAATCAAATGCAGATATTTCATTGA
- the dnaQ gene encoding DNA polymerase III subunit epsilon: MRQIVLDTETTGIEPKEGHRIIEIGCVEVINRKLTGNHFHVYINPQRIVEQEAIEVHGITNEFLADKPLFADVAQDFIDFITGAQLVIHNAAFDVGFMDHEFGMNAPTAGVKTHDICSVLDSLSLARKMHPGQKNNLDALCRRYGIDNSHRELHGALLDAEILADVYLLMTGGQTKLNLAGQNSEGSGDTQGIRRIQRNGNKLKVIRASADELEQHEARLDIVQKSGGKCLWRATPES, encoded by the coding sequence ATGCGTCAAATCGTGCTCGATACAGAAACCACGGGTATCGAACCTAAAGAAGGTCACCGTATCATTGAAATTGGCTGTGTTGAGGTTATTAACCGCAAACTCACCGGCAATCATTTTCATGTGTACATTAACCCTCAGCGAATTGTTGAACAGGAAGCGATTGAAGTTCACGGCATTACCAATGAATTTCTGGCAGACAAGCCGTTGTTTGCAGACGTGGCGCAGGACTTTATCGACTTTATCACCGGTGCTCAGCTGGTAATTCATAACGCGGCCTTCGACGTCGGCTTTATGGATCACGAATTCGGTATGAATGCTCCCACTGCCGGGGTCAAAACTCACGATATTTGTTCTGTGCTCGATAGCTTATCCCTTGCCAGAAAGATGCACCCGGGGCAGAAAAATAACCTCGATGCATTGTGCCGGCGCTACGGCATAGATAACAGTCACCGTGAACTTCACGGCGCTTTACTGGATGCCGAAATTCTTGCTGATGTCTATCTGCTGATGACCGGTGGCCAGACAAAACTGAATCTGGCCGGCCAGAACAGCGAAGGAAGCGGCGATACTCAGGGGATCCGGCGTATTCAGCGAAACGGAAATAAATTAAAGGTTATCCGCGCCTCCGCCGATGAATTAGAACAACATGAAGCACGACTGGATATTGTGCAAAAGAGCGGTGGAAAGTGTTTGTGGCGAGCAACTCCCGAAAGTTAA